CCTGGGTGCTCAGCTTCCTGCAGAGCACTCCGCCTCTGTACGGCTGGGGGGCCATTGACTTTGACCGACACCACAACATGTGCTCGGTGGTGTGGTCCTCCAGCCTGACCTACTCTGCCGTGGTGTCCACCTTTTCTTTCTGGCTGCCCGTGCTCATCATGCTGGGATGTTACTGGATGGTGTTCAGGGCAGCTCGGAGGCAGAACGCTCTCGTGCACCCCATACAAAAGCAATCCTACACCCAGCCAGCGCCGCAGGACATCCAGGGCCCCGGCAGTCCACAGCGGCAGCCCCAAGCCCAGCCGGCAAGTTCACCTGAAGGCCCCTACTCAGCCAGAGGATGCCCTGTTCGGGTCAGGCACAGACGCTTCCACTACCACTGCAAGGCCGCTCGGGTAGTGTTTGTGATTATGGCCTCATACATCCTCAGCATGGGGCCTTACAGCATACTGAATACAATATCTATGAGCACCAGAGCGCCTGTACCACCCTGGCTGTCCTCTGTCGCGCTCGTGCTCTTTTTCTTACAGTGCTGCCTGCACCCTTACATTTACGGTTACATGCACCGCAGTGTGAGGAAGGAATTCCTGGCCCTGCTCTGCGGACCGTTCTGCAAGCAGGGCCGTCCCAGCCAGAGCTCGGCTGTGGAGAGCTGCTTCACCACCACAGAGGGACGCTCGGGCGCCCACCCTCACCTGCCCAGCCTGGCCGCTCGAGTCCTCCCTCTGCGGACTTGGGAAGAAtgcacaacctcctccacccccactTTTGAGAGGAAGTCGAGGGACAGCCGCAAAGACACGGCTTCCACCAGCATCAGCTCAGAGAGGGAGCTCACGGTCCACAGCAAACAAAGCACATGAACGGCCTTGAGAATTTGGAGCAATGTCCTCATACAACAGGGTTATTCATTAAGAAGTTACTGGCATTAGGAACAACAACTTGacaatgttttttcaaatgttcagaaacacgttttatgttttgtctcattAGTTTAAATGTGTGCAGTTATTATACAACAGCTATACAGTAAAAccagaaacaacatttaatttgtattttaaagtcTTTAACCTACAAGTCACTAATTAATACCACTAGGGTTTTTGACCTGCTGTgatatagaaaaaatattacATTGGATTAAAGTGCTGTGTGATCTGATCACTTTGCTTTGATTAGGGTTAATAGACGTCACTGATAACGTATTGATCTGCAGTATCTACGCAGCTACTCGGTCTCCTTTAAAccttttgtgtgcgtgttgtgtatTCGGAGTAAGAGGACGTACTGTGTACCTTGTGTTTGGGCGAGCGAGCGTCGCCTGCCACTAATGAACTCAGGATCTGTTTTTGGAGAAACTTCATCGTGCCCTTCTCTGTTCTTGAGCAAGtggaacatgtgtgtgtttacgtccTTGTGTCTGTAACTCTTCTTAGTCTCAAAGCGCCTTTTGAGGAAATGAGTAGATCAGTGATGCATTGTGcctgttcaaacacacaagGGTTGGTGGATTACTTTCCTTGATGGGATGGACAAACAAACCAGTTTGACTTAAcctctgtgtttcctttaaTTCTAGTTCAAATGAGGTGGGAATTTTTAATATTGGTCCGGAATTTTCTGCCTTTGTGATGTCGGCCTTTCTTTGA
The Hippoglossus stenolepis isolate QCI-W04-F060 chromosome 7, HSTE1.2, whole genome shotgun sequence genome window above contains:
- the gpr101 gene encoding probable G-protein coupled receptor 101, coding for MSLPGTAASMGTNITDVPWEPAVAPDSAQYPVWSTTAGCVVKMVLISFIVCVSLFGNVVVLLVFQRKPQLLHVANRFVLNLLLADLLQTILVMPFAMAATVPGVWPLDVRLCQALVVLMHLFAFAGVNTIIVVSVDRYLAIIHPLSYPTRMTPHLGTNLIICTWVLSFLQSTPPLYGWGAIDFDRHHNMCSVVWSSSLTYSAVVSTFSFWLPVLIMLGCYWMVFRAARRQNALVHPIQKQSYTQPAPQDIQGPGSPQRQPQAQPASSPEGPYSARGCPVRVRHRRFHYHCKAARVVFVIMASYILSMGPYSILNTISMSTRAPVPPWLSSVALVLFFLQCCLHPYIYGYMHRSVRKEFLALLCGPFCKQGRPSQSSAVESCFTTTEGRSGAHPHLPSLAARVLPLRTWEECTTSSTPTFERKSRDSRKDTASTSISSERELTVHSKQST